A stretch of Enterobacter cloacae complex sp. ECNIH7 DNA encodes these proteins:
- the mreC gene encoding rod shape-determining protein MreC, with translation MKPIFSRGPSLQFRLILAVLVALGVIIADSRLGTFSQIRTYMDTAVSPFYFVSNGPRELLDSVSQTLSSRDQLELENRALRQELLLKNSELLMLGQYKQENARLRELLGSPLRQDEQKMVTQVISTVNDPYSDQVVIDKGSVNGVYEGQPVISDKGVVGQVVAVAKLTSRVLLICDATHALPIQVLRNDIRVIAAGNGCTDDLQLEHLPANTDIRVGDVLVTSGLGGRFPEGYPVAVVSSVKLDTQRAYTVIQARPTAGLQRLRYLLLLWGADRNGANPMTPEEVHRVANERLMQMMPQVLPPADSMGPPAPVPAPATGLTQPLPDAPPPPKLSSGGQ, from the coding sequence ATGAAGCCAATTTTTAGCCGTGGCCCATCGCTACAGTTTCGCCTTATTCTGGCGGTTCTGGTTGCGCTTGGGGTCATTATTGCCGATAGCCGCCTCGGTACGTTCAGCCAGATCAGAACGTACATGGATACCGCCGTCAGTCCTTTCTACTTTGTTTCAAATGGTCCCCGTGAACTGCTCGACTCCGTTTCTCAAACGCTGTCTTCGCGAGACCAACTCGAACTCGAAAACCGGGCATTACGTCAGGAACTGTTGCTGAAAAACAGCGAACTGCTGATGCTGGGGCAATACAAGCAGGAAAACGCGCGTCTGCGTGAACTGCTCGGCTCGCCGCTGCGTCAGGATGAGCAGAAAATGGTCACGCAGGTGATCTCCACCGTGAACGACCCCTACAGCGATCAGGTTGTGATCGACAAAGGGAGCGTGAACGGGGTGTATGAAGGTCAGCCTGTTATCAGTGATAAGGGCGTCGTGGGCCAGGTTGTTGCCGTGGCCAAACTGACCAGCCGCGTGCTGCTGATTTGCGATGCCACACATGCGCTGCCGATCCAGGTCCTGCGTAACGACATCCGCGTGATTGCGGCCGGTAACGGCTGTACGGACGACCTGCAGCTGGAACATCTGCCGGCTAACACGGATATTCGCGTGGGCGACGTGCTGGTCACGTCCGGCCTGGGCGGACGCTTCCCTGAAGGCTATCCGGTTGCGGTGGTCTCTTCGGTCAAGCTGGACACCCAGCGTGCCTATACCGTGATTCAGGCGCGTCCAACCGCCGGGTTGCAGCGTCTGCGCTATCTGCTGCTGCTGTGGGGCGCCGATCGTAACGGTGCTAACCCGATGACGCCTGAAGAGGTGCATCGCGTAGCAAATGAGCGCCTGATGCAGATGATGCCGCAGGTTCTCCCGCCTGCGGATTCCATGGGGCCGCCTGCGCCAGTTCCGGCGCCGGCAACAGGGTTAACGCAGCCGCTGCCGGATGCGCCGCCACCGCCTAAACTCTCTTCGGGAGGGCAGTAG
- the mreB gene encoding rod shape-determining protein MreB → MLKKFRGMFSNDLSIDLGTANTLIYVKGQGIVLNEPSVVAIRQDRAGSPKSVAAVGHDAKQMLGRTPGNIAAIRPMKDGVIADFFVTEKMLQHFIKQVHSNSFMRPSPRVLVCVPVGATQVERRAIRESAQGAGAREVFLIEEPMAAAIGAGLPVSEATGSMVVDIGGGTTEVAVISLNGVVYSSSVRIGGDRFDEAIINYVRRNYGSLIGEATAERIKHEIGSAYPGDEVREIEVRGRNLAEGVPRGFTLNSNEILEALQEPLTGIVSAVMVALEQCPPELASDISERGMVLTGGGALLRNLDRLLMEETGIPVVVAEDPLTCVARGGGKALEMIDMHGGDLFSEE, encoded by the coding sequence ATGTTGAAAAAATTTCGTGGCATGTTTTCCAATGACCTGTCCATTGACCTGGGTACCGCGAATACCCTTATTTATGTAAAAGGACAAGGCATCGTATTGAATGAGCCTTCCGTTGTGGCCATTCGTCAGGATCGTGCAGGCTCGCCGAAAAGCGTGGCTGCAGTGGGTCATGACGCGAAGCAGATGCTGGGTCGTACCCCTGGCAACATCGCCGCCATTCGCCCAATGAAAGACGGCGTTATCGCCGACTTCTTCGTGACTGAAAAAATGCTTCAGCACTTCATCAAGCAGGTTCACAGCAACAGCTTCATGCGTCCAAGCCCGCGTGTTCTGGTGTGTGTGCCGGTTGGCGCAACCCAGGTAGAGCGTCGCGCAATCCGTGAATCTGCCCAGGGTGCAGGTGCACGTGAAGTATTCCTGATTGAAGAGCCAATGGCTGCGGCCATCGGTGCGGGCCTGCCAGTTTCCGAAGCTACCGGTTCTATGGTGGTGGATATCGGTGGTGGTACCACTGAAGTGGCCGTTATCTCTCTGAACGGCGTGGTGTACTCCTCTTCCGTACGTATTGGTGGTGACCGCTTCGATGAAGCCATCATTAATTATGTGCGCCGTAACTACGGTTCTCTGATTGGTGAAGCCACCGCAGAGCGTATCAAACACGAAATCGGCTCTGCGTATCCGGGCGATGAAGTGCGTGAGATCGAAGTTCGTGGCCGTAACCTGGCTGAAGGTGTTCCGCGCGGTTTCACCCTGAACTCCAACGAAATTCTGGAAGCTCTGCAGGAACCACTGACGGGCATCGTGAGCGCGGTAATGGTTGCGCTGGAACAGTGCCCACCAGAGCTGGCGTCCGATATCTCCGAGCGCGGTATGGTTCTGACCGGTGGTGGTGCGCTGCTGCGTAACCTCGACCGCCTGTTAATGGAAGAGACAGGTATTCCTGTCGTAGTTGCAGAAGATCCACTGACTTGCGTCGCCCGTGGTGGTGGCAAGGCGCTGGAAATGATCGACATGCACGGCGGCGATTTGTTCAGCGAAGAGTAG